From a region of the Lactuca sativa cultivar Salinas chromosome 4, Lsat_Salinas_v11, whole genome shotgun sequence genome:
- the LOC111899721 gene encoding ATP-dependent DNA helicase RRM3-like — protein MIREAQTNKKQFLLFVYGHGGTGKTFLWTTILTYFRSIGKIVLAVATSDIASFLLPFGRTTHSRFNIPHDLPASSICNIRKNTQLGDLLQQTSFIIWDEAPMSDKRCFECLDRTLKYILNNKDLPFGGMSMLLGGDFRQTLPVKLKTTVSEIISSTSPNSYMWPYFTVCKLLLNMLLSTIDSLPSSSTSAANFASWLLDIGNGKLGEPDAADPIHTSIIDIPDPLLISSGENSLHSLIRFVYDVEVLVKPSTSNLSSRAIVCPKNDIASEINSLVMKMANGNSITYLSTNSMTPHTHRISDIDLLYPQEYLHRLTFSSFPLHELTLKPNTPVMLLKNINQGLSLCNGTRLIVSQLLPTVIQASIITGTSVGNRVYIPRIKFVHNSPDLPFVFTRKQFPVKVCYAMTINKSQGQSLKTIGITYHTLFSHMGICMLLYLEQRHQTLSKF, from the coding sequence ATGATTCGTGAGGCTCAGACAAATAAAAAACAATTTCTTTTGTTTGTCTATGGCCATGGTGGTACAGGAAAAACCTTCTTGTGGACAACTATACTCACATACTTTCGGTCTATTGGAAAAATAGTTCTCGCTGTCGCAACATCCGACATTGCATCGTTTTTGTTGCCTTTCGGGAGGACAACTCACTCGCGATTCAACATCCCTCATGATTTGCCGGCTTCATCCATCTGCAATATCAGAAAGAATACACAACTTGGAGATCTTCTTCAACAAACTTCGTTTATTATATGGGACGAAGCACCCATGAGTGACAAACGTTGTTTCGAATGTCTTGATAGAACACTAAAATACATTCTCAACAACAAGGATCTCCCTTTCGGTGGCATGTCAATGCTGTTAGGAGGAGACTTCCGACAAACCTTACCTGTAAAGCTGAAAACCACTGTCTCTGAAATCATTTCTTCCACATCGCCCAATTCATATATGTGGCCTTACTTCACAGTCTGCAAATTGTTGCTTAACATGCTACTTTCAACCATCGATAGCCTGCCTTCATCATCAACTTCGGCTGCCAACTTTGCTTCCTGGTTATTAGATATTGGAAACGGAAAGCTTGGGGAGCCTGATGCAGCTGATCCCATTCACACAAGCATCATTGACATACCAGACCCTCTACTTATCAGTAGTGGTGAAAACAGTTTGCACTCGCTAATACGGTTTGTTTATGATGTTGAAGTGCTTGTAAAACCATCCACATCAAACTTGTCCTCCAGGGCAATTGTTTGTCCGAAAAATGATATTGCTTCAGAAATAAACTCCTTGGTTATGAAAATGGCAAATGGAAATAGTATCACCTACTTAAGCACAAATTCAATGACACCTCACACACACAGGATTTCAGACATAGATCTTTTATACCCACAAGAATATCTACATCGGTTAACATTTTCTAGCTTTCCATTACATGAGTTAACTTTGAAACCGAACACGCCTGTTATGCTATTAAAAAACATTAATCAAGGACTCAGTCTATGTAATGGTACACGTTTAATTGTGTCGCAGTTACTGCCAACTGTTATACAGGCCTCCATTATTACTGGAACTTCCGTAGGGAATCGAGTGTACATACCGAGAATAAAATTTGTTCATAACAGTCCTGATTTACCTTTTGTTTTTACTAGAAAACAATTCCCTGTAAAAGTTTGTTATGCAATGACTATCAATAAAAGTCAAGGACAATCCCTAAAAACAATTGGAATTACCTACCACACCCTGTTTTCACACATGGGCATCTGTATGTTGCTCTATCTAGAGCAACGTCACCAGACTCTATCAAAATTTTGA